In one Pseudomonas hydrolytica genomic region, the following are encoded:
- a CDS encoding helix-turn-helix domain-containing protein, which translates to MNNSQTAGALLRQWRQRRRLSQLDLACEAEISTRHLSFVETGRAQPSRDMLLHLAEQLDMPLRERNRLLGAAGYAPLYSQHDLADPALAPARQAIEQLLKAHEPYPALAIDRQWNLLAANAAVGTFIADMPAFLLGPPLNVMRLSLHPEGLAPRIANLAQWRAHLLMRLQRDAEISGDEALFTLLDELRSYPAPLDVAEPHADAVLVPLQLHSEHGVLSLISTITVFGTPNDVTLAELALETFFPADAFTAAYLRELAGRPGEG; encoded by the coding sequence ATGAACAATTCCCAGACCGCCGGCGCCCTGTTGCGCCAATGGCGCCAGCGGCGCCGCCTGAGCCAGCTCGACCTCGCCTGCGAGGCCGAAATCTCCACACGCCACCTGAGCTTCGTCGAAACCGGCCGCGCCCAGCCCAGCCGCGACATGCTGCTGCACCTGGCGGAACAGCTGGACATGCCGCTGCGCGAGCGCAACCGCCTGCTCGGCGCCGCCGGCTACGCCCCGCTGTACAGCCAGCACGACCTGGCCGACCCGGCGCTGGCACCGGCGCGCCAGGCCATCGAACAGCTGCTCAAGGCCCATGAGCCCTATCCGGCGCTGGCCATCGACCGGCAGTGGAACCTGCTGGCGGCCAATGCGGCCGTGGGTACCTTCATCGCCGACATGCCGGCGTTCTTGCTGGGCCCGCCGCTCAACGTGATGCGCCTGTCGCTGCACCCCGAGGGCCTGGCGCCACGCATCGCCAACCTGGCGCAGTGGCGCGCGCACCTGCTGATGCGCCTGCAGCGCGATGCCGAAATCAGCGGCGACGAGGCGCTTTTCACCCTGCTCGACGAGCTGCGCAGCTATCCCGCGCCCCTCGACGTCGCCGAACCGCACGCGGATGCGGTGCTGGTGCCCCTGCAACTGCACAGCGAGCACGGCGTGCTGAGCCTGATCAGCACCATCACCGTATTCGGCACGCCGAACGACGTGACCCTGGCCGAACTGGCGCTGGAAACCTTCTTCCCCGCCGATGCCTTCACCGCCGCCTACCTGCGCGAACTGGCCGGGCGACCGGGCGAGGGGTGA